Proteins from one Mus caroli chromosome 3, CAROLI_EIJ_v1.1, whole genome shotgun sequence genomic window:
- the Kprp gene encoding keratinocyte proline-rich protein isoform X2 — MCDQQPIQCCAPIPQCCVKGSSFGPSQFSYANNQVLVEAPCEMQVLECAAPCPVQVSQTPCQSSTTEVKGQAPCKTTKGKCQAPCQSKTTQVKCQPKTTEIKCQAPCQTQVSCVQCQAPCQSQVSYVQIPQPPQTYYVECPPVYYTETRYVEYPVSTYMPAPALQPGYTYVECPAVGQGQGQGSFSTQYQYQGSYGSCGPQRQSQASYGNCTSQLQSRASYSNCSSQRRSGATFSTCAPRCQSQGTYGSYTSQRRSQSTSRCLPPRRLQPSYRSCSPPRHSEPCYSSCLPSRCSSGSYNYCTPPRRSEPIYGSHCPSRGRPSGCSQRCGPKCRIEISSPCCPRQVPPQRCPVQIPPIRGRSQSCPRQPSWGVSCPDLRPRADPHPFPRSCRPQHLDRSPESSWQRCPVPAPRPYPRPQPCPSPEPRPRPRPQRFSEPCLYPEPCSVPQPVPQPAPRPVPRPRPVHCENPDPRPQPCPRPHPEPMPRPAPCSSPEPCGQPVRCPSPCSGPNPVHYRQELGCHESNPCRLDTEGPRCGSYNFTQRQESNGSCESGDVFSGSHGLSGCGDQGNTYGGMNCGAYGGAKGAYF; from the exons ATGTGTGACCAGCAACCGATTCAGTGTTGTGCGCCGATACCCCAGTGCTGTGTTAAGGGTTCCTCCTTTGGTCCCTCACAGTTTTCTTATGCCAACAACCAGGTGCTGGTGGAAGCTCCATGTGAGATGCAAGTTCTGGAATGTGCTGCCCCATGCCCAGTTCAAGTTTCTCAGACTCCGTGCCAGTCTAGTACCACTGAAGTGAAGGGCCAGGCTCCATGTAAGACCACCAAAGGCAAATGCCAGGCCCCGTGCCAGTCAAAGACTACCCAGGTGAAATGCCAGCCTAAGACCACTGAGATAAAGTGCCAGGCTCCCTGCCAGACTCAGGTTTCCTGTGTTCAATGCCAGGCTCCATGTCAATCTCAGGTTTCCTACGTGCAAATCCCACAACCTCCTCAGACCTATTATGTAGAGTGTCCTCCAGTGTACTATACAGAGACTCGTTATGTGGAATATCCGGTTTCAACCTATATGCCTGCTCCAGCCCTCCAGCCTGGCTACACTTATGTAGAATGTCCCGCAgtgggccagggccagggccagggaagCTTCTCCACTCAGTACCAGTATCAGGGCTCCTACGGTAG CTGTGGCCCCCAACGCCAGTCACAGGCTTCCTATGGCAACTGCACCTCCCAACTCCAGTCTCGAGCATCCTACAGCAACTGCTCCTCCCAGCGTCGGTCCGGGGCTACATTTAGCACCTGTGCACCTCGATGCCAGTCCCAGGGCACCTATGGAAGCTACACTTCACAGCGTCGGTCTCAGAGTACCAGCCGATGTCTCCCTCCTCGTCGGCTCCAGCCTTCTTATCGTAGCTGTTCTCCACCAAGACATTCTGAGCCCTGTTATAGCAGTTGCCTGCCATCCAGATGCTCTTCAGGCTCCTACAACTATTGCACTCCACCCCGCCGCTCAGAGCCCATCTATGGTAGCCACTGTCCTTCTCGGGGCCGCCCTTCAGGCTGTTCTCAAAGATGTGGACCCAAATGCAGGATAGAGATTTCCTCCCCTTGCTGCCCAAGGCAGGTTCCCCCGCAGAGGTGTCCTGTCCAGATTCCCCCCATCAGAGGAAGATCCCAGAGCTGTCCCCGGCAACCCTCTTGGGGTGTCTCCTGCCCAGACCTGAGGCCACGTGCAGACCCACACCCATTCCCAAGGTCTTGTAGGCCACAGCATCTTGACCGGTCTCCAGAATCATCATGGCAGAGGTGCCCAGTTCCTGCACCACGTCCATATCCACGTCCACAGCCATGCCCAAGCCCAGAACCCCGTCCGCGTCCTCGTCCACA GCGATTTTCAGAACCCTGTCTGTATCCAGAACCATGCTCAGTTCCTCAACCAGTGCCACAACCAGCACCACGCCCAGTGCCACGTCCGCGCCCAGTTCACTGTGAGAATCCAGATCCACGTCCACAGCCTTGTCCTCGTCCTCATCCAGAGCCAATGCCACGTCCAGCGCCCTGTTCTAGCCCAGAGCCTTGTGGGCAACCCGTTCGTTGTCCCAGTCCCTGCTCAGGTCCCAATCCAGTTCATTACCGCCAAGAACTAGGCTGTCACGAATCTAACCCATGTCGCCTGGATACTGAAGGCCCGCGCTGTGGCTCATATAACTTCACCCAAAGGCAAGAGAGTAATGGCAGCTGTGAATCTGGTGATGTCTTTTCAGGATCACACGGTCTAAGTGGTTGTGGAGACCAAGGAAATACCTATGGTGGCATGAACTGTGGGGCTTATGGTGGAGCAAAGGGAGCCTACTTTTAA
- the Kprp gene encoding keratinocyte proline-rich protein isoform X1, whose translation MCDQQPIQCCAPIPQCCVKGSSFGPSQFSYANNQVLVEAPCEMQVLECAAPCPVQVSQTPCQSSTTEVKGQAPCKTTKGKCQAPCQSKTTQVKCQPKTTEIKCQAPCQTQVSCVQCQAPCQSQVSYVQIPQPPQTYYVECPPVYYTETRYVEYPVSTYMPAPALQPGYTYVECPAVGQGQGQGSFSTQYQYQGSYGSCTPQSQSRGSYSSCGPQHQSQASYSYCEPQFQSGPSYTNCGPQRQSQASYGNCTSQLQSRASYSNCSSQRRSGATFSTCAPRCQSQGTYGSYTSQRRSQSTSRCLPPRRLQPSYRSCSPPRHSEPCYSSCLPSRCSSGSYNYCTPPRRSEPIYGSHCPSRGRPSGCSQRCGPKCRIEISSPCCPRQVPPQRCPVQIPPIRGRSQSCPRQPSWGVSCPDLRPRADPHPFPRSCRPQHLDRSPESSWQRCPVPAPRPYPRPQPCPSPEPRPRPRPQPCPSPEPRPRPRPQPCPSPEPRPRPCPQPCPSPEPRPCPPLRRFSEPCLYPEPCSVPQPVPQPAPRPVPRPRPVHCENPDPRPQPCPRPHPEPMPRPAPCSSPEPCGQPVRCPSPCSGPNPVHYRQELGCHESNPCRLDTEGPRCGSYNFTQRQESNGSCESGDVFSGSHGLSGCGDQGNTYGGMNCGAYGGAKGAYF comes from the coding sequence ATGTGTGACCAGCAACCGATTCAGTGTTGTGCGCCGATACCCCAGTGCTGTGTTAAGGGTTCCTCCTTTGGTCCCTCACAGTTTTCTTATGCCAACAACCAGGTGCTGGTGGAAGCTCCATGTGAGATGCAAGTTCTGGAATGTGCTGCCCCATGCCCAGTTCAAGTTTCTCAGACTCCGTGCCAGTCTAGTACCACTGAAGTGAAGGGCCAGGCTCCATGTAAGACCACCAAAGGCAAATGCCAGGCCCCGTGCCAGTCAAAGACTACCCAGGTGAAATGCCAGCCTAAGACCACTGAGATAAAGTGCCAGGCTCCCTGCCAGACTCAGGTTTCCTGTGTTCAATGCCAGGCTCCATGTCAATCTCAGGTTTCCTACGTGCAAATCCCACAACCTCCTCAGACCTATTATGTAGAGTGTCCTCCAGTGTACTATACAGAGACTCGTTATGTGGAATATCCGGTTTCAACCTATATGCCTGCTCCAGCCCTCCAGCCTGGCTACACTTATGTAGAATGTCCCGCAgtgggccagggccagggccagggaagCTTCTCCACTCAGTACCAGTATCAGGGCTCCTACGGTAGCTGCACTCCTCAATCACAGTCACGGGGTTCTTACAGCAGCTGTGGTCCACAGCATCAGTCTCAGGCTTCCTACAGTTACTGTGAGCCTCAATTTCAGTCCGGGCCTTCCTACACCAACTGTGGCCCCCAACGCCAGTCACAGGCTTCCTATGGCAACTGCACCTCCCAACTCCAGTCTCGAGCATCCTACAGCAACTGCTCCTCCCAGCGTCGGTCCGGGGCTACATTTAGCACCTGTGCACCTCGATGCCAGTCCCAGGGCACCTATGGAAGCTACACTTCACAGCGTCGGTCTCAGAGTACCAGCCGATGTCTCCCTCCTCGTCGGCTCCAGCCTTCTTATCGTAGCTGTTCTCCACCAAGACATTCTGAGCCCTGTTATAGCAGTTGCCTGCCATCCAGATGCTCTTCAGGCTCCTACAACTATTGCACTCCACCCCGCCGCTCAGAGCCCATCTATGGTAGCCACTGTCCTTCTCGGGGCCGCCCTTCAGGCTGTTCTCAAAGATGTGGACCCAAATGCAGGATAGAGATTTCCTCCCCTTGCTGCCCAAGGCAGGTTCCCCCGCAGAGGTGTCCTGTCCAGATTCCCCCCATCAGAGGAAGATCCCAGAGCTGTCCCCGGCAACCCTCTTGGGGTGTCTCCTGCCCAGACCTGAGGCCACGTGCAGACCCACACCCATTCCCAAGGTCTTGTAGGCCACAGCATCTTGACCGGTCTCCAGAATCATCATGGCAGAGGTGCCCAGTTCCTGCACCACGTCCATATCCACGTCCACAGCCATGCCCAAGCCCAGAACCCCGTCCGCGTCCTCGTCCACAGCCATGCCCAAGCCCAGAACCCCGTCCGCGTCCTCGACCACAGCCTTGCCCAAGCCCAGAACCCCGCCCACGTCCTTGTCCACAGCCATGCCCAAGTCCAGAACCTCGTCCATGTCCTCCATTGAGGCGATTTTCAGAACCCTGTCTGTATCCAGAACCATGCTCAGTTCCTCAACCAGTGCCACAACCAGCACCACGCCCAGTGCCACGTCCGCGCCCAGTTCACTGTGAGAATCCAGATCCACGTCCACAGCCTTGTCCTCGTCCTCATCCAGAGCCAATGCCACGTCCAGCGCCCTGTTCTAGCCCAGAGCCTTGTGGGCAACCCGTTCGTTGTCCCAGTCCCTGCTCAGGTCCCAATCCAGTTCATTACCGCCAAGAACTAGGCTGTCACGAATCTAACCCATGTCGCCTGGATACTGAAGGCCCGCGCTGTGGCTCATATAACTTCACCCAAAGGCAAGAGAGTAATGGCAGCTGTGAATCTGGTGATGTCTTTTCAGGATCACACGGTCTAAGTGGTTGTGGAGACCAAGGAAATACCTATGGTGGCATGAACTGTGGGGCTTATGGTGGAGCAAAGGGAGCCTACTTTTAA